One genomic window of Tachypleus tridentatus isolate NWPU-2018 chromosome 12, ASM421037v1, whole genome shotgun sequence includes the following:
- the LOC143234063 gene encoding leucine-rich repeat-containing protein 40-like: protein MSVGSTIASIPVNPVGIMAGKAVTKVVKRCQHAEEEENLDLSECQLMSIPDAVYHLMRNTVILACDLSSNVLRKIPPKFALKFTYITDLNLANNRLSSLPEELCDLRDLRRLDISQNDYMLFPKVVFKLSNLIYLNAQKNHITSIDVDKLKSIRSLREVNFEDNPLTNASREQLKSMESVVVTVLVNSPVDEDSDDDIMNLENVSPSGSENKE from the exons ATGTCGGTTGGATCAACGATAGCCTCCATACCAGTTAATCCTGTTGGTATTATGGCTGGTAAAGCTGTAACCAAAGTAGTCAAAAGGTGTCAGCATGCTGAGGAAGAAGAGAAccttg ATCTTTCGGAATGTCAGCTTATGTCCATTCCTGATGCCGTGTACCATTTAATGAGAAATACAGTTATTCTTGCATGTGATCTTTCTTCCAATGTGTTGAGGAAGATTCCTCCAAAATTTGCTCTTAAATTCACGTACATCACAG ACCTCAACCTGGCAAATAACAGACTGAGCTCTCTTCCAGAGGAATTATGCGATCTCAGAGATCTCAGACGATTAGATATTTCGCAAAATGATTATATGTTATTCCCAAAGGTGGTCTTCAAGCTATCGAATCTTATTTATTTGAACGCGCAGAAAAATCACATTACAA GCATTGACGTTGATAAACTGAAATCTATTCGTTCGTTGAGAGAAGTGAACTTTGAAGACAACCCTCTGACAAATGCATCTCGTGAACAACTAAAATCCATGGAGTCGGTTGTTGTGACCGTCCTCGTTAACTCACCCGTGGACGAAGATTCTGACGATGATATTATGAATTTGGAGAACGTCTCGCCATCTGGTAGTGAAAACAAGGAAtag